GGACGTGACGCGCATGCCCAGCCAGGCGATGAACGTGGAGTTGTCGAAGGCCTTCTGCACCTGTTCGACGCCAAGCGTTGCCGGGGTGTTGGGTGCCGTGCTCATGCGCCCACCAGTACCTTGCCGACGACCTGGCGGTTTTCGAGCGATGCCAGCGCCTGCGCGCCGTCTTCCAGCGGCCATTTTCTGTCGATCAGCACACGCAGCTTGCCGCTGGCCACCAGATCGAGGAGTTCATGCAGGTCTTCGCGTTCCCAGCCGTTCGAGCCGCGAATCTGCAGCTCGAACGTCCAGATGAAACGCAAGTCCTCTTTCGGGTCGAAACCGGCCGTCGCACCGCAGGTGAGCACGCGTCCGCCCTGGCGCAGGGTGCGCAGCGAACGGGTCCACGTGTCGCCGCCGGTGAAGTTCACTACCACGTCAACGCCACCGTTGTTGGCCGCCCCGCGCCGGCGCGCCGCCTTGCCGTAGCGCGTGCGCACCACCTCGACGAAGTCTTCCTCGGTGTAGTAAATGATGTCGTCGGCCCCCAGCTCGCGCAGGCGTTCGCCCTTCTCGCGCGAACCGGCGCAGGCGACGACCTCCGCCCCGGCCAGCTTGGCGAGTTGCACGGCGCACACGCCCACGCCGCCGCTGGCGCCGAGAATCAGCACGCGCTCACCTGCCTTGATCTGGCCAATGCGCTGCATCATGCGCAGCGCAGTGCCGTAGGCGACCGGCAACGCCGCGGCATCGTCGAACGACACGCTGTCCGGCAGGCGCACCAGTTGATGCTCCGGCACGCGGCAGAATTCGGCCAGACCGCCGTGTGTCGTTTCGCCGACGAGACCGCCCGTTACGCGGTTGATCGGATCGACCAGCACGCGCTCGCCGACGGACCAGCCTTTTACGCCGGGACCGATGCTGGCGATCTCGCCTGCGACGTCCAGTCCGATGATGACCGGGAACGGCAGCTTGATGCCGGGCATGCCGCGACGCGTGAAAACGTCGTGATAGTTCAGCGACGAAGCGCGCACACGCAGCACGACCTCGCCTTCGCCCGCAACGGGATCGGGGAAGTCGGTTTCGAGTTTCAGGGCGCTGTTGTCGCCGTGTTCACGCAATACGATGGCTTTCATTTCGGGTCGAGAGTCGATTTCGGAATGAGCGCGCCCCTCGGGCAGACGCCGATCCTTGTTAAAAAGCGGAAAGAGGTGTGTCGTTCCGGACGCCGGGGTGCGCGAGGCCAATGGACTCGCGCGCCCCGCGTGTCTATGCGCGCGTGGCGAGTCCTTGCAGCGCCTGCGCGGTGATCTGCAAACCATGCGTGAGCACACTGTTGCGCCACACGGAAGAGACCGGCACGAAGGCATCGAGCACGTCGGCGCGCAACTGCGCGTCGCGCACGGCGTCGGGATGTACCCGGGCGCGTGAGCGCAGCCATTGATCGAGCCGGTTGGCCAGACTGGCGTTTGCGCCGCGCGTGCCGAATTCGACCACCGCGCCGATGACCGGGCGTCCCTTCGCAAACTGCTCCACGCCCCGGAACACGAGCCCCTGATAATCGGGGCGTTGCAGCCCGTGCGGACGTTGATCGAGTACGCGCTGCGCGCCCCACCAGCGAACGGCCTCGCGCTGTTCGTCGCTGCCCTCGGCGTTAAAGCACAGGAAGAACGGCGCGCCGTACTCTCCGATACCCGTATGCCAGTCGATCAGGCCGATACGCTGCGCTTGCGACAGCTCGCGCTCGACGATCGTCTGCAATGTGAGGTTGGACCATTCGCGCGCGCGTCCACCGTAGATGAGCCCGTCGGCGTGTGTGTACTGGCCGCTGGCCAGCGTATTGAACAGTGCGTCGGGGCCATGCTCCGCGCGAAAGGCGTCGATGGCGAGCGAGCTCTGTGCCAGCCCCTCGGTCGTCCATTCGGCGGGAATCAAATGGTCGTGCAGCGACGCGTAATGCGGATTGACCGGATGCGGCCGATCATGGTCGATGAAGTTGCGATTCAGGTCGACGTTGTTCTCGGTGGTGCGCGTGGTGTGCGCGAAACCGTAAGGATTGATCGCGTGTACGAAGGTCACGGCGACGTCGGGCGGCAGTGTCCCGGCGGCATGCGCGAGCCATGCCGTCTGCACGGCGGAGCCTGCACCGCCTTCGAGGCCGTGCGTGCCGCTGATCGCCAGCAACTGGTGCGGTGCATGCGCCGCGCCGAGCCGGGCGACGTCCACGCTGAGTTCGCCGCCATCCGGCGCCTTGGCGCTCGGGTGTACGTATGACGTCAGCGTCGCGCCGGCGCGGTCGGCGGCGGCGCGAAAGCGTTGTCGTGCGTGCGCATAGTCGACGCCGAATACCTGCCACCAGGTCGGTTGCCCGCTCATGCCGCCTCCCCTTCGACGAACTGAAGCGCCACGTGAAAGCCATACGCGGCCGTCACGAGCACCGAGCCGTCGTCGAGCGTCGTCCACGGCACACCGTTCTCGCGCAGCGTGGCTTGCGTCTGGGTGAGGGAGCGCGTGCGCAGGATCAACGCGACGCTGCGCTCGCTGCCGTCGTCCGTCGTCTCGACGTTGCCGAAGCGCCGTGCTGCTTCTCGCGGCGTGACGAAGTGAACGCGGGCGCGCCCGGCCGCGAACGAATACCCTTCGTCCCCCGTGGCGGTGAGGATGCCAGGGCCGAAGACACGGTCGTAGAGCGCGGCGGTCGCCGCCGGGTTCGGCGACGCGATCACGAAGCCCACGATGTCCGTCGTGCCGTTCGGATGATCGCGCCATTCGTCGCGCCAGACGTGCTCGGGTGTGAAGTGATGGCAGAAAAACGTGCGGCCGTTGCGCACGAGTTCGCTGGCCAGTCGCACGGTGCGAAAGCGTGCGTTCTGCGTGGTGCCGTCGGGCAGACGTACCGGGCGGAAGAACTCGGCCGGCGTTTCCACGCCGATGCCCCGTGCCTGCAAGGCTGTGAACAGCCCGTGCGAATCCTGCGTCTTGAAAACCAGCCCGGTCAGTCCGGGCGGCGCTTGCGTGACGTCCGGCCGCGCGGTGGACTTGCCTGCCTCGTAGCCGAGCAATTCAAGATAGTTTTCGCCGAAGATCGCCAGATGGTTGCTCGTGCCCAGCGAATGATGACCACGCTCGGTCAGCGCGAAGCCCAGGCGGCGGTACGTATCGACGGACGCTTCGAGTTCGCCCTTGACGTTGATGACGACGTGATCGAGAACCGGTGCGGGGAGCTGGCTCATACCTGATCTCCAATGCGTTGACGTTGGGACGAAACGATCGAAGCAGGGGACACGAACGAGGGCAAGGCGGTGACGAACACCCTTGAAACAGAACGGCTGGACACGACAGCTCCCGGCAGAAAAAGGACGACTTGCCCATTCTAGAAGCGTGCCGGCGTGAGTCCAACTGATGCTTTTTGCTTTGCTTAGTGCCACACGTGCGGTTGTGAGGCGCTCACGAGCCGCGAGCGATTCCCGGGCGGTACGTCCCGTCTCATTCTTGCGGATGGAACTGCGCCAGCAGGTCCAGAAACAGGTCGAGCGCGCGTGTCCTTGGCCGTGACGCTTCCGTGATCGCACTGATCGCGTTCTCATATTCGGGCCCCGACGGCACCCGTGCCAGCGCATGACGTTTCGCAAACGACGCGGCGTAATATCGCGGCAGCAGCCCGACGTAGTGGCCCGAGAGCACCAGCATGGCCACCGCCTCCAGGCCCGACGCCGTCGGGCCTCGCGTCAGTCCCAGCGTATTGAGCGCCTCGTGCACGAACGGCTGCGTGCGGTAGACGAGCGGCAACGTCGAGGCTTGCGCAAGGCGATGCCGCGCCACGTACAACTGGTGACGCTCGATGAACAGCGGCTGGTAGTGAAAACCGGCCTCGCGCCGGTACATTCCGCGTATCGCAATCTGCACACGACGCTCACGCAAGGCCAGATCCAGCTCGTTGAACGTCATCACCGTGAGTTCGACCTTGACGTCGGGCGCCTGCGTCTTGAGCGCGTCGAGCGCCTCGGGGATGTGGCATCCCACGTCGGACAGAATGTGCTCGACCATCCCGATGGAGAGCGTGCCCGAAAGGACGCCGCGCACGGCATCGATCTCCGGACGGATTCGCTCCAGCGACTTCAGTGCGTCGCGCGCCAGTTCCAGCGCGACTTTGCCCGCATGCGTGAGCACGAACCCGGACGGGCCGCGTTCGCACAGTCGTGTGCCCAGCGTCTGCTCGACCTCGCGGATGTGCCGGCTGATCGATGCCTTCGACATGTTCAACTGCTTCTCCGCGGCCGCAAAACCGCTGGCCTGCGCCACCGCACAGAAGATGCGCAACGAGCGCAAATCGCGTTCGCTGAAATCCCGATTCGCCATGGCCTTTCCCCTGCCGTCCCGGCACGGATCGTTTGCCGATCGCGCCTCACAAAAGGTTTCGTTTTTTGAAACCATACCAATAAAAAAATCATTTTTCATGATCTTTTTGCCCGCATACATTGGATTGCAGAGGCGCCACACACCGGTACGTGCCGGACGCGCCCGTCAGACAACCCCGAAACGCGAGGCGAGCAATGAAGACCTGGACCAGACGATCCTTTGTAAAGGCGGCGCTTGCATCGAGCGCCGCATTGACGCTGCCGGCCGTGCCGACATTGGCCTTCGCCGAAGGCGGCACGCTTGCCGACATCAAAAAGCGCGGCAAGCTGACAGTCGGCACCGAAGCGGCGTACGAGCCGTTCGAATTCGTCGAAAACGGTCAGGTGGTCGGGTATGGGCACGACGTGCTCCAACTGATGGCCGCCAGGCTTGGCGTCAGGCTCGAACAGATGAATCTGCCGTTTCAGGGCCTGCTGCCCGGCCTGATGTCGCACAAGTTCGACTTCGTGGCGACGAGCGTGGGTATCACGCCGGAGCGCGCCAGGCGCTTTGCCTTCAGCCAGCCGGTCGGTGTCGTACGTTCGGTGCTGATGGTGCGTGTGGACGAGACCGCGATCAAAAGCGACATGGACATCGCCGGCAAGACCATCGGCACGCAGATGGGATCGTCGTCGCAGCCGGTGGCGGACGAATTCGAGAAGGAGCTGAAGGCGAAGACGGGCAAGGGTTACGCAGGCACGCGTCTGTTCCAGGCATATCCGGATGTCTCGAACGCGCTCGCCAACAAGACCATCGACGTGGCGCTGATGCCGTCGAACATCGCTGCCGTGCAGATGCGCAAGCAACCGAACGTGTTCCGCATCGCCGGTTCGATCGGCCAGCCGAAGCTGCTCGCGTGGGTCGCGAATCCGAACGACCTCGAAATCCGCAAGTTCATCAACGACTCGCTCGACGAGTTCCGCGCCAACGGCAAGCTCGCGGCGCTGCAGCAAAAGTGGTTCGGCGCACCGATGGACACGCCGCGAGAGAACTACCTGCCGCAAGGCGCGATTTGACGGCCGCCGCCATGTTCGATGCACTGGGGATGGGAGCGATGAGCGGCGTGATCGAACCGTTTCTCGAAGGTGTCGTGTCGGGGACGGCCACCACGCTGGCGGCCTCGGCAGGTGCCTTCGCGATCGGACTGGGTCTGGGGATCGTGCTGCTGCTTGCACGTATCTCGCCGTTCGCGCCACTGCGCTCGCTCGTGGTGCTGTGGGTCAGCCTGATTCGCGGCACCCCCGCGCTGATTCACATGCTGATCGCCTACTACATGGTCCCGGCGATGTTCGATATCTCGATCTCGCCGGTCACCGCGGGCGTGGCGGCGCTGGCCTGCAACACCAGTGCCTACATCGTCGAGATTCTGCGCGGCGCGCTCGGCACGATCTCGTACGGACAGCGCTGCGCGGCGTACGCGATGGGCATGCGCGGCGCGCAGGTCTGGCGCCACGTGCTGTTGCCGCAGGTCATCTACCGCGCGATTCCGCCGCTCACCAGCGAATTCACGATCCTGCTCAAGGCGTCGTCGCTGATGTCGATCATTGCCGTACCCGAGCTGGCCACCGTCGCGCGCAACGCCACATTGCAGACGGACTTGCCGCTGCAGGTCTTCGCGATCACGGCAGCGGTGTACTTCGTGCTTCTGTTCTGTATTTCGGCCGCGTCGCGCGTGTGCGAGCGCCGCGTCTCCAGGATGCTGCCCCATGGCCATTGATTTCTCCGTCGTCAGGGAAGCCATTCCCGTCTTGCTCGAAGGCCTGCGCGTCACGGCCGTCGTGAGCCTCATCGGCATACCCATCGGTGTGGTGATCGGGATTGCCGGCGCTTACGCAGCACAGTCGCGCACGCTGTTGCGGCCGGTGGCGCTGGCTTACGTCGAACTGGTACGCAACATTCCGTACCTGATCCTCGTCTACCTGTCGTTCTTCGGGCTGCCGAAGCTGGGCATCGGCGCGTCGGCCATGGCGGTAGCCGTGGGGTGCACGGCGTTCTACACCGGTGGCTATTTCTGCGAAATCCTGCGCGCGGCGTTGCGCAGCGTGGCGCGCGGGCAGACACACGCGGCGCTATCGCTGGGCATGACGTATTGGCAGACACAGCGCCACGTCGTCGCGCCGCAACTGTTCGGCTTTCTCATCCCGCCGACGACGAGCCTCGTCATCATGATGTTCAAGGACTCCGCCATCTTTTCGGTGATGAGCCTGCCGGAGATGACCTATCAGAGCAATCTGCTCACGGCAAACACTTTCGCTTACGTCGAAGTGCTCGGCACGACGGCGTTGATCTACTGGCTCAGCAGCGTGTTGCTGGCCGGTGTTGGGCGACGTCTGGAAACCGTTGTCGGGCGACGTACCCGCACACCTGACGTCGTGCCCCTCACGACACTCTCCGCCAAAGGAAAAGGACAACTCTCATGACGACTTACACCGTCGCACCGCGCACCGGGCATCCGACATTGCTGTACTCGGAGCTCGATCTCGACATCGACAATCTCAAGGCCGACATCGCCGTGCTCGGCATGCCCTACGGCGCGCCTTACGCGGCGTCCGATTTCAGCAACGATCAGACGAACGCACCGTCCGCGATTCGACAGGCGACGGACCGCGTCGTGCGCCGCCCGGAGCACTACGACTTCGATATCGACGGCCCGCTCCTGCAAGGGCGCAACGATATCCGCTTCGTCGATTGCGGCGACATCGTTCCCGATCTGTCGAAGCCGGGCGAGCATTACGCCCGCGCCGAAGCCGCCGTGCGCCGCATTGCCGCGGGCGGCGCGATGTCCATCGTGCTGGGCGGCGACCACGGCATTACCACGCCGGTGCTGCGCGGCCTGGACCAGAAGGGACCGATCACCCTCGTGCACATCGACGCCCATCTGGACTGGCGCGACGAAGTGAATGGCGTGCGTGAAGGACTGTCGAGCCCGATCCGGCGCGCCTCCGAGATGGCGCACGTCGATCGCATCATTCAGATCGGTCTGCGCGCGCAGGGCAGCGGGCGTCCCGCGGACCTCGCCGCGGCGCGCGAATACGGCGCGGAGCTGGTCACCGCGTACGAATTGCACGACATCGGCATGGACGCCGTGCTCGACCGGATTCCCGACGGCGGCAACTACTACCTGACCATCGACGCGGACGGTCTGGATCCGTCGACCATGCCGGCGGTTGCGGGTCCGGCGCCCGGCGGCGTGACCTTCGTGCAGGCGCGCAAGCTGATTCACGGGCTGGTGCGCAAGGGGCGCGTCGTCGGTATGGACATCGTCGAAATTCAGCCGGAGAAGGACGACGCCAACCTGATTTCCTGCGTGACGGCAGGCCGTCTCATCCTCAACCTGATCGGCGCGTCGATCCGCGCGGGACACTTCGACAAATGAGCACTGCGCAACCCATCATCGAGATCCGCGGCGTCGATAAATGGTACGGCGCGCACCACGTGCTCAAGCAATGCTCCACGCATGTCGGCAAGGGCGAAATCGTGGTGGTGTGCGGGCCGTCCGGCTCGGGCAAGTCGACACTCATCAAGACTGTCAATGCGCTGGAGCCGTTTCAGAAGGGCGACGTCGTCGTGGCGGGAACGTCGCTGAGCGCGAAGTCGACGGACCTGCCGAAGCTGCGCAGCAAGGTCGGCATGGTCTTTCAGCACTTCGAGCTGTTTCCGCATCTCGATCTGACGCGCAATCTCACCCTCGCGCAACAGATCGTGCTCGGGCGCGACGCCGGCGCCGCGCGCACCAAGGCGCGGGCCTTGCTCGATCGCGTCGGCCTGTCCGCGCACGCGCACAAATATCCCGGCCAGTTGTCCGGCGGTCAGCAGCAGCGTGTCGCCATTGCGCGGGCGCTCTCGATGGACCCCATGGCGATGTTGTTCGACGAGCCGACGTCCGCGCTCGACCCGGAAATGGTCAACGAAGTCCTCGACGTGATGGTCGCGCTCGCGCGCGAGGGCATGACGATGATGGTCGTCACGCACGAAATGGGTTTCGCGCGACGCGTGGCGCATCGCGTCGTTTTCATGGAGGACGGTGCGATTGTCGAGGACACTCCGACCGACGTGTTCTTCAACGAGGCCGCCAGCCCGGCCGCCCAACGTTTTCTCTCGAAGATCCTCGCACACTGAGCGAGGCCCTCCGATTTCACCGAGACTCGACACCGAAACATCATGACGCACACCCAAATTCGCAAGTTCAATACCCGCGATACCTACCCGGAGCAAAAGCTCGACAACGACTTGTGTCAGGCAGTGATCGCCGGCAACACCATTTATCTGCGTGGCCAGATCGGTCAGGACCTCGACACGCGCGAGTCGATCGGTATCGGCGACGTCACCGCGCAGACCGAAAGGGCGATGGCGAACGTGAAGATGCTGCTCGACGAATGCGGCAGCCAGCTCGCCGACATCTGCAAGGTCACGGTCTACATCGTGGATCCGCGTTATCGCGAGGCGGTCTACAACGTGATGGGGCGCTGGCTCAAAGGCGTGTTCCCTGTGTCGACGGGCATCGTGGTGCAGGCGCTGGCGCGCCCGGAATGGTTGGTGGAGATCGATGTAACGGCAGTGAAGCCGGCGGCATAAGCGCCATCGGAAGGCGGCAAATCGCCGGCCATCGTCATTTCGTCCTGCCGATCAGAAGCGGCGCTTGACGTACACGGTTGCGCCGAGATCCTTCTGGCGCAGAATCGGAATCTTCGCGCTCGCGGAGATCGTCCAGTCCTCTGTCTTCAGCGACAGGCCGCGTTTCGGATCGGAGCCGAGCTTGTCGTCGCTGTTGTTCCATTGGACAAGCGACAACTGGGGCGACCGGTTCGGTCCGATGCTCAGATAGCTGCGCGAAGTATTGGCGGCGGCCGCGGCGTCGGCCGCGGGTGTCGATTCGAGCCAGTTCGCAGGCCGGGTGTCGTCGCCGTGCACCGCACTGTTGACCGCCTCGATGCGCGTATAGAGGAACGCGTTCGTCTCGGTCGCCGTCATCCGGTCGACACGCTCGGGTGTCTCCGGACCCTCCCGGCCGAACGGGTACAGCGTCACCGGGACGGCCGGCACCGCTGCCACGGATACGGGGGGAGGCGGTGGCGGGACACGTACGGGTAGCGGTGACGGCCCAAGGTTGGCCATCATCATCCGTTCGGATGAACCCGAGTCGGCGCCCTCGGCAATCGCCACGCCGCTAAGCGTGACGACACAGGCGCCTATCATCCATTTGTTCAGGCACGTCATGGACATGCCTCCCGTGAAGGAATGGAAACGCTATTCCACTGGCCCCATTTTTACCTTCGTACGGCGCAATGCGTGACGCTTTCGAGCTTCGTAACACGAACCGTCTTGAGCGGTTTTCCTGCACCGTATGCAATTAGGAAGTGT
This is a stretch of genomic DNA from Pandoraea faecigallinarum. It encodes these proteins:
- a CDS encoding amino acid ABC transporter permease; translation: MAIDFSVVREAIPVLLEGLRVTAVVSLIGIPIGVVIGIAGAYAAQSRTLLRPVALAYVELVRNIPYLILVYLSFFGLPKLGIGASAMAVAVGCTAFYTGGYFCEILRAALRSVARGQTHAALSLGMTYWQTQRHVVAPQLFGFLIPPTTSLVIMMFKDSAIFSVMSLPEMTYQSNLLTANTFAYVEVLGTTALIYWLSSVLLAGVGRRLETVVGRRTRTPDVVPLTTLSAKGKGQLS
- a CDS encoding RidA family protein, translated to MTHTQIRKFNTRDTYPEQKLDNDLCQAVIAGNTIYLRGQIGQDLDTRESIGIGDVTAQTERAMANVKMLLDECGSQLADICKVTVYIVDPRYREAVYNVMGRWLKGVFPVSTGIVVQALARPEWLVEIDVTAVKPAA
- a CDS encoding agmatinase, which encodes MTTYTVAPRTGHPTLLYSELDLDIDNLKADIAVLGMPYGAPYAASDFSNDQTNAPSAIRQATDRVVRRPEHYDFDIDGPLLQGRNDIRFVDCGDIVPDLSKPGEHYARAEAAVRRIAAGGAMSIVLGGDHGITTPVLRGLDQKGPITLVHIDAHLDWRDEVNGVREGLSSPIRRASEMAHVDRIIQIGLRAQGSGRPADLAAAREYGAELVTAYELHDIGMDAVLDRIPDGGNYYLTIDADGLDPSTMPAVAGPAPGGVTFVQARKLIHGLVRKGRVVGMDIVEIQPEKDDANLISCVTAGRLILNLIGASIRAGHFDK
- a CDS encoding amino acid ABC transporter ATP-binding protein; its protein translation is MSTAQPIIEIRGVDKWYGAHHVLKQCSTHVGKGEIVVVCGPSGSGKSTLIKTVNALEPFQKGDVVVAGTSLSAKSTDLPKLRSKVGMVFQHFELFPHLDLTRNLTLAQQIVLGRDAGAARTKARALLDRVGLSAHAHKYPGQLSGGQQQRVAIARALSMDPMAMLFDEPTSALDPEMVNEVLDVMVALAREGMTMMVVTHEMGFARRVAHRVVFMEDGAIVEDTPTDVFFNEAASPAAQRFLSKILAH
- a CDS encoding quinone oxidoreductase family protein, translating into MKAIVLREHGDNSALKLETDFPDPVAGEGEVVLRVRASSLNYHDVFTRRGMPGIKLPFPVIIGLDVAGEIASIGPGVKGWSVGERVLVDPINRVTGGLVGETTHGGLAEFCRVPEHQLVRLPDSVSFDDAAALPVAYGTALRMMQRIGQIKAGERVLILGASGGVGVCAVQLAKLAGAEVVACAGSREKGERLRELGADDIIYYTEEDFVEVVRTRYGKAARRRGAANNGGVDVVVNFTGGDTWTRSLRTLRQGGRVLTCGATAGFDPKEDLRFIWTFELQIRGSNGWEREDLHELLDLVASGKLRVLIDRKWPLEDGAQALASLENRQVVGKVLVGA
- a CDS encoding M14 family metallopeptidase, encoding MSGQPTWWQVFGVDYAHARQRFRAAADRAGATLTSYVHPSAKAPDGGELSVDVARLGAAHAPHQLLAISGTHGLEGGAGSAVQTAWLAHAAGTLPPDVAVTFVHAINPYGFAHTTRTTENNVDLNRNFIDHDRPHPVNPHYASLHDHLIPAEWTTEGLAQSSLAIDAFRAEHGPDALFNTLASGQYTHADGLIYGGRAREWSNLTLQTIVERELSQAQRIGLIDWHTGIGEYGAPFFLCFNAEGSDEQREAVRWWGAQRVLDQRPHGLQRPDYQGLVFRGVEQFAKGRPVIGAVVEFGTRGANASLANRLDQWLRSRARVHPDAVRDAQLRADVLDAFVPVSSVWRNSVLTHGLQITAQALQGLATRA
- a CDS encoding VOC family protein, with translation MSQLPAPVLDHVVINVKGELEASVDTYRRLGFALTERGHHSLGTSNHLAIFGENYLELLGYEAGKSTARPDVTQAPPGLTGLVFKTQDSHGLFTALQARGIGVETPAEFFRPVRLPDGTTQNARFRTVRLASELVRNGRTFFCHHFTPEHVWRDEWRDHPNGTTDIVGFVIASPNPAATAALYDRVFGPGILTATGDEGYSFAAGRARVHFVTPREAARRFGNVETTDDGSERSVALILRTRSLTQTQATLRENGVPWTTLDDGSVLVTAAYGFHVALQFVEGEAA
- a CDS encoding amino acid ABC transporter permease, which encodes MFDALGMGAMSGVIEPFLEGVVSGTATTLAASAGAFAIGLGLGIVLLLARISPFAPLRSLVVLWVSLIRGTPALIHMLIAYYMVPAMFDISISPVTAGVAALACNTSAYIVEILRGALGTISYGQRCAAYAMGMRGAQVWRHVLLPQVIYRAIPPLTSEFTILLKASSLMSIIAVPELATVARNATLQTDLPLQVFAITAAVYFVLLFCISAASRVCERRVSRMLPHGH
- a CDS encoding transporter substrate-binding domain-containing protein; this translates as MKTWTRRSFVKAALASSAALTLPAVPTLAFAEGGTLADIKKRGKLTVGTEAAYEPFEFVENGQVVGYGHDVLQLMAARLGVRLEQMNLPFQGLLPGLMSHKFDFVATSVGITPERARRFAFSQPVGVVRSVLMVRVDETAIKSDMDIAGKTIGTQMGSSSQPVADEFEKELKAKTGKGYAGTRLFQAYPDVSNALANKTIDVALMPSNIAAVQMRKQPNVFRIAGSIGQPKLLAWVANPNDLEIRKFINDSLDEFRANGKLAALQQKWFGAPMDTPRENYLPQGAI
- a CDS encoding LysR family transcriptional regulator gives rise to the protein MANRDFSERDLRSLRIFCAVAQASGFAAAEKQLNMSKASISRHIREVEQTLGTRLCERGPSGFVLTHAGKVALELARDALKSLERIRPEIDAVRGVLSGTLSIGMVEHILSDVGCHIPEALDALKTQAPDVKVELTVMTFNELDLALRERRVQIAIRGMYRREAGFHYQPLFIERHQLYVARHRLAQASTLPLVYRTQPFVHEALNTLGLTRGPTASGLEAVAMLVLSGHYVGLLPRYYAASFAKRHALARVPSGPEYENAISAITEASRPRTRALDLFLDLLAQFHPQE